In Chaetodon trifascialis isolate fChaTrf1 chromosome 2, fChaTrf1.hap1, whole genome shotgun sequence, one DNA window encodes the following:
- the pld5 gene encoding inactive phospholipase D5, producing the protein MAGPAPQEPMKNQQKCIAIFALLCCFAVLVALIFSSVNIWGDDEDGITEENCSTDCRIELVENIPDDLSLPVDGRPHLPLSVGFHTLLDQAKHSVEVVSPVWTLNPWGLETIPSTAKQGQLLFQRLLSLKSRGVKLKIASSLTNSAELKTLAAHNAEVHFVNMTALTRGGLHSSFWIVDRKHIYIGSADMDWRSLSKRKELGVVLYNCSCLALDFHRIFSFYWQLHERDYIPSIWSKRVTALYGRHDALELQLNAAEATAYVSTSPDLFCSKDRTRDVDAIYQVIQSAKTFIFISVTDYLPLVSRSFRGTSVTRYWSAIDEVIREAVVLRSIRVRLLISFWKKTHPLTFNFVSSLKSLCMQLLNCSLEVRFFSHKEQKDDIQHGLNHNKYMVTDNAVYIGSHDWVGSDFAYNAGVGLVVKMKNDLHERGVTILERVKAAFERDWRSRYAKSLQGNKDQQGKYRNLHQAKIHMEAKEENE; encoded by the exons ATGGCGGGACCGGCCCCACAGGAGCCCATGAAG AACCAGCAGAAGTGCATTGCCATCTTTGCCCTTCTCTGCTGCTTCGCTGTGCTGGTGGCACTGATCTTTTCATCAGTCAACATCTGGGGGGATGATGAGGACGGTATCACAGAGGAAAACTGTAGCACAGACTGCCG CATCGAGCTTGTTGAGAATATTCCAGAtgacctctccctccctgtggATGGCAGaccccacctccctctctctgttggCTTTCACACACTGTTGGACCAGGCAAAGCACTCAGTTGAGGTGGTGTCACCTGTCTGGACCTTAAACCCGTGGGGCCTGGAAACAATACCAAGCACTGCCAAACAG GGTCAGCTTTTGTTCCAGAGACTGCTCAGCCTGAAATCTCGTGGGGTGAAACTGAAGATTGCCAGCAGTCTGACTAACTCTGCTGAACTGAAGACTTTGGCAGCACACA ATGCAGAGGTTCATTTTGTTAATATGACAGCTCTTACCAGAGGAGGACTGCATTCCTCATTCTGGATAGTGGATCGGAAGCACATTTACATCGGGAGCGCTGATATGGATTGGAGGTCACTCTCCAAG AGGAAAGAACTGGGGGTGGTGCTATACAACTGCAGCTGTCTGGCTCTGGACTTCCACCGAATCTTTTCATTTTACTGGCAGCTTCACGAGAGGGATTACATCCCCTCCATCTGGTCGAAGAGAGTCACAGCCCTCTATGGGAGGCACGATGCCCTGGAGCTGCAACTGAATGCAGCCGAGGCCACAGCTTATGTGTCT ACCTCTCCTGATCTCTTCTGCTCTAAAGATCGCACCAGAGATGTAGACGCAATCTATCAAGTCATCCAGAGCGCAAAGACATTCATCTTCATATCCGTGACCGACTACCTCCCTCTGGTGAGCAGGAGTTTCAGAGGAACCTCCGTCACAAG GTATTGGTCGGCTATTGATGAGGTGATCAGAGAGGCGGTGGTACTGAGAAGTATCAGAGTTCGCCTGCTGATAAGCTTCTGGAAGAAGACTCACCCCCTCACCTTTAACTTTGTCTCCTCCCTCAAGTCGCTCTGCATGCAGCTGCTCAACTGCTCATTAGAGGTG AGGTTTTTTAGTCACAAGGAGCAGAAGGATGATATTCAACATGGACTCAATCACAACAAGTACATGGTGACCGACAATGCTGTCTACATTG GTAGCCACGACTGGGTTGGCAGTGACTTTGCTTATAACGCAGGAGTTGGGCTGGTGGTCAAGATGAAAAATGATCTTCACGAGAGAGGAGTGACAATCCTGGAACGCGTCAAGGCTGCTTTTGAGAGAGACTGGAGGTCACGTTACGCTAAGAGTCTGCAAGGAAACAAAGATCAGCAGGGAAAATACAGAAATCTGCATCAAGCCAAAATTCACATGGAGGCGAAGGAGGAAAACGAGTAA